One Faecalispora anaeroviscerum genomic window carries:
- a CDS encoding YodL domain-containing protein — MDGISIKSDRIQFYGNTAGYIENGKAFVDPMFLCEELKDYLSKKRGLEVQWTNGVFDRLASGKPDLDGNTPILKNCRIHQLKPDVDVTMKFIGYDELLERFGEPDPENYQVVYDGQLETNNLDEIYEKFNLNHPPDYKGHSLSMSDVIELYDSAGSSFHYVDRFGFKEIPFQSPEQEQQSGQTMNL, encoded by the coding sequence ATGGATGGCATCAGCATAAAAAGCGACCGTATCCAGTTCTATGGCAATACCGCGGGGTACATCGAAAATGGGAAAGCCTTTGTCGACCCCATGTTTCTCTGCGAGGAATTAAAGGATTATCTCTCGAAAAAACGGGGGCTGGAAGTCCAGTGGACAAATGGCGTATTTGACCGGTTGGCAAGCGGTAAACCGGATTTAGACGGGAACACCCCGATCTTGAAAAACTGTCGCATTCACCAGCTAAAACCGGATGTGGACGTCACGATGAAATTCATCGGCTACGACGAGTTGTTGGAACGATTCGGTGAACCCGATCCGGAAAACTACCAGGTTGTGTATGATGGGCAGTTAGAAACCAATAATCTGGATGAAATCTATGAGAAATTTAACCTGAACCATCCGCCCGATTATAAAGGACATTCCCTTTCGATGTCGGATGTGATCGAACTGTATGACAGCGCGGGCAGCAGTTTCCATTACGTCGATCGGTTCGGCTTCAAAGAGATTCCATTCCAGTCACCTGAACAGGAACAGCAGAGCGGCCAAACCATGAATTTATAG
- a CDS encoding division/cell wall cluster transcriptional repressor MraZ: MSNTDKSVLGKPIYKILDGKGRILIPKELRAAAGMDYGNIVRLGVANGRVSVRKVDIIEVGDQSPEAVEAFVRAAFKTMPDDIRLSLIAELTELLKQKKEM; this comes from the coding sequence ATGAGTAACACGGATAAATCAGTGTTGGGAAAGCCCATTTACAAAATACTGGACGGCAAAGGCCGCATTCTCATTCCCAAAGAGCTGCGCGCCGCTGCGGGCATGGATTACGGCAATATTGTGCGCCTCGGTGTGGCAAATGGCAGGGTGTCTGTCCGGAAAGTTGACATTATCGAGGTAGGTGATCAGTCGCCCGAGGCTGTGGAAGCGTTTGTGAGGGCTGCATTTAAGACCATGCCAGACGATATCCGTCTCAGCCTGATTGCCGAGCTGACGGAGCTTTTAAAGCAGAAAAAGGAGATGTGA